The Candidatus Zymogenus saltonus genome includes a region encoding these proteins:
- a CDS encoding DNA translocase FtsK 4TM domain-containing protein, protein MAGPKKRKNRGEDGESSGSYLISNRMVREINGFVLLAVSIFLAISLISYYHGDPSYNRVAPGVLTTNWGGIIGAYASDFLLVFLGIGAYLLTLYIFVLSLHFLVSDGIKNIFLRSLYSLFIFFSIMVLLGAVFGQNKILYGRTVYAGGILGIYLASFLWKYISVAGTAILSLLVLVLSSILILGKTVREALVFASVFSSRLFKGLKTIFALLADGVICMSRIRGKKKGSVKSPPKLKGEVRATLPPEIVEVRPLERVRRDISPERQPRFDFGRGSGEYVFPPLDLLKLPENESSVADKKSLIMKARILEKKLLDFSVRGKVTEVRPGPVVTMFEFEPAPGERINKIAGLADDIAMAMSALSVRIIAPIAGKSVVGFEIPNPTRDTVSLREIIGCDDFDASKSKLTFALGKDIFGAPVTADLMKMPHLLIAGATGSGKSVCINSIILSILYKASPEDVKFLLIDPKMLELSLYRGIAHLLLPVITDSKEASVALRWAVEEMEQRYRVMAELGVKNITGYNRKVAEMKPVSTDTMEGDREPHRKIPLIVLIIDELADLMMTSTREVEESITRLAHMARASGIHLIVATQRPSVNVLTGVIKANFPARISFQVSSRVDSRTILDVSGAEHLLGMGDMLFLPPTTSNLIRVHGANVSEDEIIGVVEFIKEQGSPTYMEVDLKARDETHLELDDGYDEKYDDAVALVAETRKASISMIQRHLRIGYNRAARIIEKMEEDGIIGPSDGVKPREVLINKI, encoded by the coding sequence ATGGCTGGACCAAAAAAAAGGAAAAATAGGGGGGAAGACGGGGAGTCGTCTGGGTCTTACCTTATATCGAACAGGATGGTAAGGGAGATAAACGGTTTTGTTCTCCTTGCGGTCTCGATATTCCTCGCGATAAGCCTGATCTCCTACTATCACGGAGACCCGTCCTACAACAGGGTGGCCCCAGGGGTTTTGACCACTAACTGGGGGGGGATCATAGGGGCATACGCTTCCGATTTTCTTCTGGTTTTCTTAGGGATAGGGGCATATTTATTGACCCTATATATATTTGTTCTCTCGCTCCACTTCCTGGTTAGCGACGGCATCAAGAATATCTTTCTAAGATCCCTTTACTCCCTTTTCATTTTCTTTTCGATAATGGTCCTTTTGGGAGCCGTCTTCGGCCAGAATAAGATCCTCTACGGCCGGACGGTCTACGCCGGGGGGATTTTGGGGATATATCTCGCGTCGTTTTTGTGGAAGTACATCAGCGTTGCGGGAACGGCGATCTTATCCCTACTTGTCCTTGTCCTCTCTTCCATTCTGATCTTAGGCAAGACCGTAAGGGAGGCCCTGGTTTTTGCATCGGTATTTTCGTCTCGACTTTTCAAGGGATTGAAAACGATATTTGCCCTCTTGGCCGATGGGGTGATTTGTATGTCGAGAATAAGGGGAAAGAAAAAGGGAAGTGTAAAGAGCCCGCCGAAATTGAAGGGGGAGGTGAGGGCCACCCTCCCGCCGGAGATCGTCGAGGTAAGGCCACTGGAGAGGGTAAGGCGGGATATTTCTCCTGAGAGGCAGCCCCGCTTCGATTTCGGCCGGGGATCGGGGGAGTATGTCTTTCCGCCCCTCGACCTCCTGAAGCTTCCCGAGAACGAGTCTTCCGTGGCCGACAAAAAGTCCCTCATCATGAAGGCGAGGATACTCGAAAAGAAGCTTCTTGACTTTTCCGTCAGGGGTAAGGTCACGGAGGTGAGGCCCGGCCCCGTGGTCACGATGTTTGAATTCGAGCCCGCCCCTGGAGAGCGGATAAACAAGATCGCCGGCCTTGCGGACGACATAGCTATGGCGATGTCGGCCCTCTCTGTGAGGATAATAGCTCCCATAGCGGGGAAATCCGTGGTCGGCTTCGAGATACCGAACCCGACCAGGGATACGGTCTCCTTGAGGGAGATAATAGGCTGCGATGATTTCGACGCTTCAAAGTCAAAACTGACCTTCGCCCTGGGCAAGGATATCTTCGGTGCGCCGGTAACAGCCGATCTTATGAAGATGCCGCACCTTCTGATCGCCGGCGCCACCGGCTCCGGAAAGAGCGTCTGCATAAACTCGATTATTCTCAGCATCCTGTACAAGGCGTCGCCCGAGGATGTGAAGTTTCTGCTGATCGACCCGAAGATGCTGGAGCTCTCCCTCTATCGGGGGATCGCCCACCTCCTCCTTCCCGTGATCACAGACTCGAAGGAGGCTTCCGTGGCCCTGAGGTGGGCCGTGGAAGAGATGGAGCAAAGATACAGGGTGATGGCGGAGCTGGGGGTAAAGAACATCACCGGGTATAACAGAAAGGTGGCCGAGATGAAGCCCGTATCGACGGATACTATGGAAGGCGATCGAGAGCCCCATCGGAAGATACCCCTTATCGTCCTAATCATAGACGAGCTTGCGGATCTCATGATGACATCAACCCGGGAGGTGGAGGAGTCGATAACGAGGCTTGCCCATATGGCCCGGGCGTCGGGGATTCACCTGATCGTGGCCACCCAGCGCCCCTCGGTGAATGTGTTAACGGGGGTGATAAAGGCGAACTTCCCCGCGAGGATCTCGTTTCAGGTGTCATCGAGGGTCGATTCGAGGACGATTCTCGATGTATCGGGGGCGGAGCACCTTTTGGGGATGGGTGATATGCTGTTTCTTCCCCCGACAACGTCAAATCTAATAAGGGTGCACGGCGCAAACGTGTCGGAAGACGAGATAATCGGAGTGGTCGAGTTCATCAAGGAACAGGGAAGCCCGACCTACATGGAAGTGGATTTGAAGGCGAGAGACGAGACCCATCTCGAGCTTGATGACGGATATGACGAAAAGTACGACGACGCCGTGGCCCTGGTGGCCGAGACGAGAAAGGCCTCCATCTCCATGATACAGAGGCACTTGAGGATCGGTTACAATCGGGCCGCAAGGATCATAGAAAAGATGGAGGAGGATGGAATTATAGGACCTTCCGATGGAGTAAAACCCCGGGAGGTATTAATAAACAAGATTTGA
- a CDS encoding glycine--tRNA ligase subunit beta codes for MSGELLIEIGTEEIPAGFVPVALEAMERILTDLLSQYRIGISGKIRTIGTPRRLTVTAVGLDKSQSPRRTEKIGPPASKAFDENGKPNKMAEGFAKGQGVKVEDLVRIETDKGEYLAAVIEDAGRPTVELLPEMIERLIGEIPFKKSMRWMNLDVRFGRPVHWILALFDGAVVPVSFGNVKSGDKTRGHRFMAPGEIAVKDFVDYLKKLEKAFVVCDPEERKKIIEEGVGDVAKAFGGAPLPNPELVDEVVYLTEFPVAVGGSFPKEYLKLPVDVLVTSMRSHQRYFGVVDKGGKLLPHFVTVSNTKAKDNGVVSRGNERVLVARLEDAKFYFEEDTKVPLKNRVEDLKGVVFHSKLGTSYEKVMRFRELSGWLADKILPEKKEAVMEAAYLAKADLDTGMVQEFPSLQGKIGREYALRDGIAPEIAEAIYEHYMPVGARDDIPKGEIGTIVSLSDKMDTICGFFGVGMTPTGTADPYALRRSVIAIINIILGKGIRLSLVDFIDRSIEILEGKATRGRDELKADVADFFRGRLAVLLADTGFPQDVVDAVLTVSIDDLVLVKKRAEAIMVWKKRPEFSDLATSIKRVGNIIKGKDAEEGAGDVDEKLLAESAERELLKRLEEVEKGVGALIVEEKYNEAVGKLLELKGPIDKFFDDVMVMDENPDVRQNRLSILGRIKWLFMNICDFQKIEQEK; via the coding sequence TTGAGTGGCGAACTTCTAATAGAGATTGGAACCGAGGAGATACCGGCGGGATTCGTGCCGGTCGCCCTTGAGGCGATGGAGCGGATATTGACCGATCTCCTCTCCCAGTACAGAATCGGCATCTCGGGAAAGATAAGAACCATCGGGACTCCCAGGCGCCTTACCGTTACGGCTGTGGGACTCGATAAATCCCAGAGCCCCCGGAGGACGGAAAAGATCGGGCCGCCGGCTTCCAAGGCCTTTGACGAGAATGGTAAGCCGAACAAGATGGCGGAGGGATTCGCAAAGGGGCAGGGCGTCAAGGTCGAAGACCTTGTGAGGATAGAGACGGATAAGGGGGAGTATCTCGCGGCGGTAATCGAGGATGCTGGAAGGCCGACCGTGGAGCTTCTGCCCGAAATGATAGAGAGGCTGATCGGTGAGATCCCCTTCAAGAAGAGCATGAGGTGGATGAACCTCGACGTCAGGTTCGGGAGGCCGGTCCACTGGATATTGGCCCTTTTCGACGGCGCGGTCGTCCCGGTATCCTTCGGAAACGTGAAGAGCGGCGACAAAACGAGGGGGCACCGGTTCATGGCGCCTGGGGAGATCGCCGTAAAGGATTTCGTGGATTATCTCAAGAAGCTGGAAAAGGCGTTCGTAGTCTGCGACCCGGAGGAGAGGAAAAAGATCATCGAGGAAGGAGTTGGCGATGTCGCGAAGGCTTTCGGGGGGGCGCCACTTCCCAATCCGGAGCTGGTCGACGAGGTGGTTTACCTTACCGAGTTTCCGGTAGCCGTGGGGGGGTCGTTCCCGAAGGAGTACCTGAAGCTGCCGGTGGATGTGCTGGTGACCTCGATGCGATCCCACCAGCGCTATTTCGGCGTGGTCGACAAAGGCGGAAAACTCCTCCCCCATTTCGTCACGGTGAGCAACACAAAGGCGAAGGACAACGGGGTGGTCTCCAGGGGAAACGAGAGGGTCCTGGTGGCGAGGCTCGAGGACGCAAAGTTCTATTTCGAGGAGGATACGAAGGTCCCGTTAAAAAACAGGGTCGAGGACCTCAAGGGGGTGGTTTTTCACTCCAAGCTCGGCACCTCCTACGAGAAGGTGATGCGATTTCGGGAGCTCTCCGGCTGGCTCGCCGATAAAATCCTCCCCGAAAAAAAGGAGGCGGTGATGGAGGCGGCCTATCTGGCGAAGGCCGACCTCGACACAGGGATGGTCCAGGAGTTCCCGTCGCTTCAGGGGAAGATAGGGAGGGAGTACGCCCTGAGGGACGGGATAGCCCCGGAGATCGCCGAGGCTATTTACGAGCATTATATGCCTGTGGGCGCGAGGGATGACATCCCGAAGGGCGAGATCGGGACAATCGTGTCGCTTTCCGACAAGATGGACACGATCTGCGGATTTTTCGGGGTGGGGATGACCCCCACCGGGACCGCCGATCCCTACGCCCTGAGGCGGAGCGTAATAGCGATTATTAATATCATTCTGGGAAAGGGGATCAGGCTCTCGCTTGTGGATTTCATAGACAGGTCGATTGAGATTCTCGAGGGGAAGGCGACGAGGGGCAGGGATGAGCTGAAGGCCGATGTTGCCGATTTCTTTCGGGGGAGGCTCGCCGTCCTCCTCGCCGACACAGGTTTCCCCCAGGACGTTGTCGACGCCGTATTGACGGTTTCTATCGACGACCTCGTTTTGGTAAAGAAAAGGGCGGAGGCGATAATGGTGTGGAAAAAACGCCCTGAATTCAGCGATTTGGCGACCTCAATAAAAAGGGTGGGGAATATCATAAAGGGAAAGGACGCGGAAGAGGGAGCCGGTGATGTGGACGAGAAGCTTCTCGCCGAGAGTGCGGAGCGGGAGCTCTTAAAGAGATTGGAGGAGGTGGAAAAGGGCGTCGGGGCGTTGATCGTGGAAGAGAAATACAATGAGGCGGTGGGGAAGCTTTTGGAGCTCAAGGGGCCGATAGACAAATTCTTCGACGATGTAATGGTGATGGACGAAAACCCTGATGTCCGCCAAAACCGCCTCTCGATTCTGGGCAGGATAAAATGGTTGTTTATGAATATCTGCGATTTTCAGAAGATCGAGCAGGAGAAGTGA
- the glyQ gene encoding glycine--tRNA ligase subunit alpha has translation MAKDSALTFQGLILALERFWGDRGCIIQQPYDIEVGAGTMNPATFLRVLGPEPWNVAYVEPSRRPTDGRYGENPNRLAHYYQYQVILKPSPMDVQEIYLESLKSFGIDPLAHDIRFVEDDWESPTLGAWGLGWEVWLDGMEITQFTYFQQAGGVDLNPVSVELTYGIERIAMYIQGVDSVYDLQWAHGVTYGDVHHRGEVENSRYNFEESNQEMLFKMFDMCEAESARMIERGLVFPAYDYCLKCSHLFNLLDARGAISVAERVRFIGRVRDLARGCALGYLAVREEMGYPMMGRWAGLKW, from the coding sequence ATGGCAAAAGACTCGGCCCTTACTTTTCAGGGGCTCATCCTCGCCCTGGAGCGTTTCTGGGGGGACAGGGGTTGCATCATCCAGCAGCCCTACGACATTGAGGTGGGGGCGGGCACCATGAACCCGGCGACCTTCCTGAGGGTCTTGGGGCCGGAGCCGTGGAACGTGGCTTACGTGGAGCCCTCCAGGCGACCCACCGACGGCCGCTACGGCGAAAATCCGAACAGGCTCGCCCACTACTACCAGTACCAGGTGATCTTAAAACCCTCCCCAATGGACGTGCAGGAGATATACCTCGAAAGCTTGAAAAGCTTCGGCATCGATCCCTTAGCCCACGACATCAGGTTCGTCGAGGACGACTGGGAGTCCCCCACCCTCGGGGCCTGGGGCCTCGGCTGGGAGGTGTGGCTCGACGGGATGGAGATCACCCAGTTCACCTACTTCCAGCAGGCCGGGGGGGTCGACCTCAACCCGGTCTCCGTCGAGCTTACCTACGGGATCGAGAGGATCGCCATGTACATCCAGGGGGTAGACAGCGTCTACGACCTTCAGTGGGCCCACGGCGTGACCTACGGCGACGTCCACCACCGGGGGGAGGTGGAGAACTCCAGGTACAACTTCGAGGAATCCAACCAGGAGATGCTCTTTAAGATGTTCGACATGTGCGAGGCGGAATCGGCGAGGATGATAGAAAGGGGACTCGTCTTTCCCGCCTACGACTACTGCCTGAAGTGCTCCCACCTCTTCAACCTGCTGGACGCCCGGGGCGCCATCAGCGTGGCGGAGAGGGTGAGGTTCATAGGGAGGGTCCGCGACCTGGCCAGGGGGTGTGCCCTGGGCTACCTCGCTGTAAGGGAGGAGATGGGCTACCCGATGATGGGCAGGTGGGCCGGACTGAAGTGGTAG
- a CDS encoding pyruvate, phosphate dikinase: MADKYVYFFGEGKAEGDASMKILLGGKGANLAEMTNIKVPVPAGFTISTEVCSYYYENDRKYPAKLEKEVKENIARVEKAMGAKFGDPENPLLFSVRSGAPASMPGMMDTVLNLGLNEETLKGLIKKSGNERFAYDSYRRLVQMYGDVVMGLKPESEDEEDPFEVIIEKKKKELGIELDLDLTAEDLKDLADRFVRAIKERLGVDFPQDPMNQLWGAIGAVFGSWNNPRAITYRNLNKIPAHWGTAVNVQAMVFGNMGDDCATGVAFTRDPSTGENVFYGEYLKNAQGEDVVAGIRTPQPINRAKKREESMTSLEEEMPKQYGELVGIYKKLEKHYKEMQDIEFTIQNEKLWMLQTRTGKRTAQAAVRIAVEMVKEGLIGKEEAVLRLDPDQVDQLLHPMIDPKADRDVIAKGLPASPGAAVGKVVFTANDAEKEAKVGEKVILVRIETSPEDIHGMNAAQGILTARGGMTSHAAVVARGMGKPCVAGAGDIRVSYEKQTLTVGNRTIKRGDFITLDGSTGEVMAGEMPLVKAALSGDFGTLMGWVDGIRRLKVRTNADTPNDSQVAVDFGAEGIGLCRTEHMFFEGDRIDAVREMILADDGEARRKALKKIEPMQQGDFEGIFRVMKERPVTIRLLDPPLHEFLPHTDNEIKELSKKMGVKPESIKEKVEELHEFNPMLGHRGCRLGVIYPEISEMQATAIIRAACVVKKEGVDVHPEIMIPLVGIVKELELQREVVIKAAEKVFEEEGIKVDYLVGTMIELPRACLTADEIAKVAQFFSFGTNDLTQTTFGLSRDDAGSFLPEYVKLGILAVDPFVALDQRGVGELVEMAVVKGRSTRKDLKVGICGEHGGEPTSVMFCHKVGLNYVSCSPYRVPIARLAAAQAVIKEKRNK; encoded by the coding sequence ATGGCTGACAAATACGTCTACTTCTTCGGCGAGGGGAAGGCGGAGGGGGATGCCTCGATGAAGATCCTCCTGGGGGGGAAGGGGGCCAACCTGGCCGAGATGACAAACATCAAGGTCCCGGTTCCCGCCGGGTTTACCATCTCTACGGAGGTCTGCAGCTACTACTACGAGAACGACCGCAAATACCCGGCGAAGCTCGAGAAGGAGGTAAAGGAGAACATCGCCAGGGTCGAGAAGGCGATGGGGGCGAAGTTCGGCGACCCGGAAAATCCCCTCCTCTTCTCGGTCAGGAGCGGCGCGCCCGCCTCCATGCCCGGTATGATGGACACCGTCCTCAACCTGGGGCTGAACGAGGAGACCCTGAAGGGCCTGATAAAGAAGAGCGGAAACGAGCGCTTCGCCTACGACTCCTACAGGCGCCTTGTCCAGATGTACGGCGACGTAGTGATGGGGCTAAAGCCGGAGAGCGAGGACGAGGAAGACCCCTTCGAGGTGATAATCGAGAAGAAGAAGAAGGAGCTGGGGATAGAGCTGGATCTCGACCTCACTGCGGAGGATCTTAAGGACCTGGCGGATCGCTTCGTCAGGGCCATAAAGGAGAGGCTGGGAGTCGATTTTCCCCAGGACCCGATGAATCAGCTCTGGGGGGCGATAGGAGCGGTCTTTGGATCGTGGAACAATCCCAGGGCCATAACATACCGTAATCTCAACAAGATCCCCGCCCACTGGGGAACGGCGGTCAACGTCCAGGCGATGGTCTTCGGAAACATGGGTGATGACTGCGCCACCGGAGTCGCCTTTACGAGGGACCCCTCGACGGGCGAGAACGTCTTCTACGGCGAGTACCTGAAGAACGCCCAGGGGGAGGACGTGGTGGCCGGAATCAGGACGCCCCAGCCGATAAACAGGGCGAAGAAGAGGGAAGAGTCGATGACCTCCCTCGAGGAGGAGATGCCGAAGCAGTACGGCGAGCTGGTCGGGATATACAAGAAGCTCGAAAAACACTACAAGGAGATGCAGGATATCGAGTTTACGATTCAGAACGAAAAGCTCTGGATGCTTCAGACGAGGACCGGAAAGAGGACGGCCCAGGCGGCCGTGAGGATAGCCGTGGAGATGGTGAAAGAGGGGCTGATAGGAAAGGAGGAGGCGGTGCTTCGCCTCGACCCGGACCAGGTCGACCAGCTACTCCACCCGATGATAGACCCGAAGGCTGACAGGGATGTGATCGCCAAAGGGCTTCCCGCCTCCCCCGGAGCGGCGGTGGGAAAGGTCGTCTTTACCGCCAACGACGCCGAGAAGGAGGCGAAGGTCGGAGAGAAGGTGATCCTGGTGAGGATCGAGACCTCGCCAGAGGACATCCACGGCATGAACGCCGCCCAGGGAATCCTGACGGCCCGGGGGGGGATGACCTCCCACGCGGCGGTCGTGGCGAGAGGGATGGGAAAACCCTGCGTCGCAGGCGCCGGCGACATCAGGGTAAGCTACGAGAAGCAGACGCTCACCGTGGGAAACAGAACGATCAAGAGGGGGGACTTTATTACGCTTGACGGAAGCACCGGCGAGGTGATGGCGGGCGAGATGCCCCTGGTTAAGGCGGCGCTTTCCGGGGACTTCGGGACCCTCATGGGCTGGGTCGACGGGATAAGGAGGCTCAAGGTGCGCACCAACGCCGACACCCCCAACGACTCCCAGGTGGCCGTCGACTTTGGGGCGGAAGGAATCGGTCTCTGCAGAACGGAGCACATGTTCTTCGAGGGGGACAGAATAGATGCGGTAAGGGAGATGATTCTGGCCGACGACGGTGAGGCGAGGAGAAAGGCGCTGAAGAAGATCGAACCGATGCAGCAGGGGGACTTCGAGGGGATATTCAGGGTCATGAAGGAGCGTCCGGTTACGATCAGGCTTCTCGACCCACCCCTCCACGAGTTTCTTCCCCACACAGACAACGAGATCAAAGAGCTTTCAAAGAAGATGGGGGTGAAGCCTGAGAGTATAAAGGAGAAGGTGGAGGAGCTCCACGAGTTCAACCCGATGCTCGGACACAGGGGATGCCGCCTCGGGGTAATTTATCCCGAGATATCGGAGATGCAGGCCACGGCGATCATAAGGGCGGCGTGCGTGGTGAAGAAGGAAGGCGTCGACGTACACCCGGAGATCATGATACCCCTTGTCGGGATCGTCAAGGAACTGGAGCTGCAGCGGGAGGTTGTCATTAAAGCCGCCGAGAAGGTCTTTGAGGAGGAGGGGATCAAGGTGGACTACCTCGTCGGGACGATGATCGAGCTTCCCAGGGCATGCCTGACCGCGGACGAGATCGCGAAAGTTGCACAGTTCTTCTCCTTCGGCACCAACGACCTCACGCAGACGACCTTCGGTCTCTCCCGGGACGACGCCGGCTCGTTCCTGCCGGAATACGTGAAGTTGGGAATCCTTGCCGTCGATCCCTTCGTCGCCCTCGACCAGAGGGGTGTTGGGGAGCTTGTCGAGATGGCGGTGGTAAAGGGAAGGTCCACCCGTAAAGACCTCAAGGTCGGCATCTGCGGCGAGCACGGGGGAGAGCCCACAAGCGTTATGTTCTGTCACAAGGTCGGCCTCAATTACGTAAGTTGCTCCCCGTACAGGGTTCCCATAGCGAGGCTCGCCGCGGCCCAGGCGGTTATCAAGGAGAAGCGGAATAAATAG
- a CDS encoding undecaprenyl-diphosphate phosphatase has translation MTINEIIAIFNITKAVLPASPAIPCYVAVILGIVQGLTEFLPVSSSGHLVVMQHYLSDFTGPPLPFDVLLHGGTLVSLLIYFFKDIKAIIASFFGGGTEEKRENRKLGWMIILGSVPAGIVGIAFMDFFEALFSNIKMVSFMFLVTAALLLVAEKRSKVEVEERRIGVVDAIVIGLAQAVAIIPGISRSGSTIALGLILGLKRETAARFSFLLSIPAVLGAFILNLKNLDSINFPYIVGVLLAAGVGLLAIKLTINAVVVKKLWIFSLYLMILGVTLVFLNFLF, from the coding sequence GTGACAATTAATGAAATTATCGCGATTTTCAATATTACTAAGGCCGTGTTGCCCGCCTCGCCGGCCATACCATGCTATGTGGCCGTTATCCTCGGAATAGTCCAGGGCCTGACGGAGTTTCTGCCGGTAAGCTCGTCGGGACACCTTGTCGTGATGCAGCATTATCTCTCCGATTTCACGGGCCCTCCACTCCCCTTTGACGTCCTTCTCCACGGGGGAACCCTTGTTTCGCTGCTGATATACTTTTTTAAGGACATCAAGGCGATTATCGCCTCGTTTTTCGGTGGTGGGACGGAAGAAAAGAGGGAAAACAGAAAGCTCGGATGGATGATAATCCTGGGGAGCGTTCCCGCCGGCATCGTGGGAATTGCGTTTATGGACTTCTTCGAGGCGCTCTTTTCCAATATCAAGATGGTTTCATTTATGTTTTTGGTAACCGCGGCTCTGCTTCTGGTTGCGGAAAAGAGGAGCAAGGTAGAGGTCGAGGAGAGGAGGATCGGTGTTGTGGATGCGATTGTCATAGGTCTGGCCCAGGCCGTAGCTATAATCCCCGGAATTTCAAGGAGCGGCTCCACCATCGCCCTGGGGCTCATCCTGGGGCTGAAGAGGGAGACCGCCGCCCGCTTCTCGTTTCTCCTTTCGATACCGGCAGTTTTAGGGGCGTTTATCCTGAACCTGAAAAATCTCGATTCGATCAATTTCCCGTATATAGTCGGGGTCTTGCTGGCGGCCGGTGTGGGTTTGTTGGCGATCAAGCTGACCATAAATGCCGTTGTCGTGAAGAAGCTTTGGATATTCTCTTTGTATCTCATGATCCTGGGAGTTACCCTCGTATTTCTCAATTTCTTGTTTTGA
- a CDS encoding 1-acyl-sn-glycerol-3-phosphate acyltransferase produces MILDVIYAIILLLVKVGLKLKYSVTIKGAENIPKNGPIILLSNHTTIVDSFLLGCNVPRKIYYMGKSTEFESPAKRIFFYLSRSFPVRRYDIDPGALRNAYRIIEYGGMVGIYPEGERTWDGKLQSLRRGTIRFVLSTGVPVITAGIKNAYQHQPRWGGRIGKPPIVLSFGKPIEVKKIKGKDQKKSDIDDLNDKIVKAILELSE; encoded by the coding sequence GTGATACTCGATGTAATATACGCAATAATATTGTTGCTGGTAAAGGTGGGGCTGAAGTTAAAATATAGTGTTACGATTAAAGGGGCAGAGAACATCCCCAAAAATGGCCCAATTATTTTATTGTCTAATCACACTACCATAGTCGATTCCTTCCTTTTGGGGTGCAACGTGCCGAGGAAGATATATTACATGGGAAAGAGCACCGAGTTCGAGTCGCCCGCCAAGAGGATATTCTTCTATCTCTCCCGCTCGTTTCCGGTCAGGAGGTACGATATTGACCCCGGGGCGTTGAGGAACGCCTACAGGATTATCGAGTATGGCGGGATGGTTGGAATCTACCCGGAGGGAGAAAGGACCTGGGACGGCAAGCTCCAGTCCTTGAGGAGGGGAACGATTCGCTTTGTCCTGTCGACGGGGGTCCCTGTAATAACCGCGGGGATAAAGAACGCCTACCAGCACCAGCCGAGGTGGGGAGGTAGGATAGGGAAGCCTCCCATAGTACTCAGCTTCGGAAAGCCGATAGAGGTAAAAAAGATCAAGGGGAAGGATCAGAAAAAAAGCGATATCGATGACCTGAATGATAAGATCGTTAAAGCAATATTGGAGCTGAGCGAGTAG